In Ectothiorhodospiraceae bacterium 2226, a single window of DNA contains:
- a CDS encoding sulfurtransferase TusA family protein: protein MSHVVLDARRLLCPMPVIRVQDKIKELAPGDTLEVVCTDPGAASDVPAWCRVHGHQVLDIAERDRELIITLKVC, encoded by the coding sequence GTGAGCCACGTGGTGCTCGATGCCCGTCGTCTGCTCTGTCCGATGCCCGTGATTCGGGTGCAGGACAAGATCAAGGAACTCGCGCCGGGTGATACGCTCGAGGTGGTTTGCACCGACCCCGGCGCGGCCAGCGACGTGCCCGCTTGGTGCCGCGTGCACGGCCACCAGGTGCTCGACATCGCCGAGCGCGACCGCGAACTGATCATCACCCTCAAGGTCTGCTGA
- the glyQ gene encoding glycine--tRNA ligase subunit alpha, which produces MTENRQSAAGLEGGAPRTFQDLILALQNYWAARGCVLLQPYDMEVGAGTFHPATFLRAIGPEPWAAAYVQPSRRPTDGRYGENPNRLQHYYQFQVVIKPSPDDIQELYLGSLRALGIDPLVHDIRFVEDDWESPTLGAWGLGWEVWLNGMEVTQFTYFQQVGGLDCRPVTGEITYGLERIAMYLQGVESLFDLVWADGPLGRITYRDVFHQNEVEMSAYNFEHADTQTMFAWFDSCERASQDLIAAGLPLPAYEMVLKASHTFNLLDARRAISVTERARYIGRVRALARAVAEAYYARREALGFPMLAQGEATA; this is translated from the coding sequence TTGACTGAAAATCGGCAATCCGCGGCAGGACTTGAGGGCGGCGCCCCGCGCACCTTCCAAGACCTCATCCTTGCGCTGCAGAACTATTGGGCGGCGCGTGGCTGCGTATTGCTGCAGCCGTACGACATGGAGGTCGGTGCGGGCACCTTCCACCCTGCCACCTTTTTGCGCGCCATCGGCCCCGAGCCCTGGGCGGCGGCCTACGTTCAGCCCTCGCGGCGCCCCACCGATGGGCGCTACGGGGAGAATCCCAACCGTCTTCAACATTATTACCAGTTTCAGGTGGTGATCAAACCGTCGCCGGACGACATCCAGGAGCTCTACCTCGGCTCGCTGCGCGCACTCGGCATCGACCCGCTGGTGCACGACATCCGCTTCGTTGAGGACGACTGGGAATCGCCCACCCTGGGCGCCTGGGGCCTCGGTTGGGAGGTGTGGTTGAACGGCATGGAGGTGACCCAGTTCACCTACTTCCAGCAGGTGGGCGGGCTCGATTGCCGGCCGGTCACCGGCGAGATCACCTACGGCTTGGAACGCATCGCGATGTACCTGCAGGGCGTGGAGAGCCTGTTCGACCTGGTGTGGGCCGATGGCCCGTTGGGGCGCATCACCTACCGCGACGTGTTCCATCAGAACGAGGTCGAGATGTCCGCCTACAACTTCGAGCACGCCGACACGCAGACCATGTTCGCGTGGTTCGACAGCTGCGAGCGGGCCAGCCAGGACCTGATCGCCGCCGGGCTGCCGTTGCCCGCTTACGAGATGGTGCTCAAGGCCTCCCATACCTTCAACCTGCTGGACGCGCGCCGCGCCATCTCCGTCACGGAGCGCGCGCGCTACATCGGCCGCGTGCGCGCCTTGGCGCGCGCCGTGGCCGAGGCCTATTACGCGCGCCGGGAGGCGCTCGGCTTTCCGATGCTCGCGCAAGGGGAGGCCACGGCATGA
- a CDS encoding cation transporter, which produces MDAEPRSATVTPTGAAHAGGARYAAARRVTVVGGAVNLLLAAAKIVFGVIGNSAALVADGVHSLSDLISDAMVLLAAKHGSRAADAEHPYGHARIETAMTVGVGLLLIAVALGIMWDAARRLLDPALLLHPGLLALAVAVLSVLAKEALYHYTVRVARRIRSNLLRANAWHHRTDAISSVIVVLGVLGVMIGYPWLDAVAAVAVGLMIIKIGWHLAWHSLRELVDTGLDAARLDEIRQVMLDTPGVRALHQLRTRRMGAEALVDVHVLVDGRVSVSEGHQIGETVRARVIDAMEEVSDVTVHVDPEDDASAAPCLDLPERDAVRAALHAAWADVPEARTARRLVLHYLDGRVHVEVILPLDATRDAAHAERIAEALRERAARLPYVGPVEVMFS; this is translated from the coding sequence ATGGACGCCGAGCCCCGTTCCGCGACGGTCACGCCCACGGGCGCGGCGCACGCGGGCGGGGCCCGCTATGCCGCCGCGCGGCGCGTCACCGTGGTCGGCGGCGCGGTCAATTTGCTGCTCGCGGCGGCCAAGATCGTGTTCGGTGTCATCGGCAACTCGGCGGCGCTGGTCGCCGACGGCGTGCACTCCCTGTCGGACCTCATCAGTGACGCGATGGTCCTGCTGGCCGCCAAGCACGGCAGCCGCGCCGCCGACGCGGAGCACCCCTACGGGCACGCCCGCATCGAGACCGCCATGACGGTGGGCGTCGGCCTGCTGCTGATCGCGGTGGCGCTGGGCATCATGTGGGACGCCGCCCGGCGCTTGCTCGACCCCGCCTTGCTGTTGCATCCCGGCCTGCTCGCGTTGGCCGTGGCGGTACTCTCGGTGCTCGCCAAGGAGGCACTCTACCACTACACCGTGCGCGTCGCCCGGCGCATCCGCTCCAACCTGCTGCGCGCCAACGCTTGGCATCACCGTACCGACGCCATCTCCTCGGTGATCGTGGTGCTCGGCGTGCTCGGCGTGATGATCGGCTACCCATGGCTGGACGCCGTGGCGGCGGTGGCGGTGGGGCTGATGATCATCAAGATCGGCTGGCACCTCGCCTGGCACAGCCTGCGCGAGTTGGTCGATACCGGTCTCGACGCCGCACGCCTGGACGAGATTCGGCAGGTGATGTTGGATACCCCGGGCGTGCGCGCGCTGCACCAGTTGCGCACGCGGCGCATGGGCGCCGAGGCGCTGGTCGACGTGCACGTGTTGGTGGACGGGCGGGTGAGCGTCTCCGAGGGTCATCAGATCGGCGAGACCGTCCGCGCGCGGGTGATTGACGCGATGGAGGAGGTCAGTGACGTGACGGTGCACGTCGACCCCGAGGACGATGCCAGCGCCGCCCCGTGCCTCGACCTGCCCGAGCGCGATGCGGTGCGCGCGGCCTTGCATGCGGCCTGGGCCGACGTGCCTGAGGCGCGCACCGCGCGCCGCCTTGTGCTGCACTATCTGGATGGGCGCGTGCACGTGGAGGTTATCCTGCCGCTGGACGCCACGCGCGACGCCGCGCACGCCGAGCGCATCGCCGAGGCGCTGCGCGAGCGCGCGGCGCGGCTGCCCTACGTGGGACCCGTGGAGGTGATGTTCAGCTAG
- the glnA gene encoding glutamate--ammonia ligase, whose translation MSQDVLKLIEEKGVKFVDFRFTDTRGKEQHVTVPASTVDADVFTDGKMFDGSSISGWKGIQESDMILMPDAETAIMDPFFDEPTLNIRCDIIEPSTMQGYDRDPRSLARRAEAYLKSTGLADTAYFGPENEFFILDDVRWGADLSGSFVKIDSEEASWNSEKVFQDGNMGHRPTVKGGYFPVPPVDSLHDIRAAMCLALEEMGMKVEVHHHEVATAGQCEIGVGFNTLTKKADEVQILKYVIQNVAHAYGKSATFMPKPLVGDNGSGMHVHMSLAKEGQNLFSGNKYGGLSDTALYYIGGVIKHARALNALTNASTNSYKRLVPGFEAPVMLAYSARNRSASIRIPYITNPKARRIEVRFPDSTANPYLSFAALMMAGLDGIQNKIHPGEAMDKDLYDLPKEEAKEIPTVCHALDQALEALDRDREFLTQGGVFSNDMIDAYIALKMADVTRLRMTTHPVEFDMYYSL comes from the coding sequence ATGTCTCAGGATGTTTTGAAGCTGATCGAAGAGAAGGGCGTGAAGTTCGTGGATTTCCGCTTCACGGACACGCGCGGCAAGGAGCAGCACGTCACCGTGCCGGCCAGCACCGTCGACGCCGACGTGTTTACCGACGGCAAGATGTTCGACGGCTCCTCGATTTCGGGCTGGAAGGGCATTCAGGAGTCCGACATGATCCTGATGCCGGACGCCGAGACGGCAATCATGGACCCGTTCTTCGACGAGCCCACGCTCAACATCCGCTGCGACATCATCGAGCCCAGCACCATGCAGGGCTACGACCGTGACCCGCGCTCGCTGGCGCGCCGCGCCGAGGCCTACCTGAAGAGCACCGGCCTGGCCGACACCGCCTACTTCGGCCCCGAGAACGAGTTCTTCATCCTGGACGACGTGCGCTGGGGCGCCGACCTGTCCGGCTCGTTCGTGAAGATCGACTCCGAAGAGGCCTCCTGGAACTCCGAGAAGGTCTTCCAGGACGGCAACATGGGCCACCGCCCGACGGTCAAGGGCGGCTACTTCCCGGTGCCGCCGGTCGACTCCCTGCACGACATCCGCGCCGCCATGTGCCTGGCGCTGGAGGAGATGGGGATGAAGGTCGAGGTGCACCACCACGAGGTGGCCACCGCCGGCCAGTGCGAGATCGGCGTGGGCTTCAACACCCTGACCAAGAAGGCCGACGAGGTCCAGATCCTCAAGTACGTGATCCAGAACGTGGCGCACGCCTACGGCAAGAGCGCGACCTTCATGCCCAAGCCGCTGGTGGGCGACAACGGCAGCGGTATGCACGTGCACATGTCGCTGGCCAAAGAGGGCCAGAACCTGTTCAGCGGCAACAAGTACGGCGGCCTGTCCGACACCGCGTTGTACTACATCGGCGGCGTGATCAAGCACGCCCGCGCCCTGAACGCGCTGACCAACGCCTCCACCAACAGCTACAAGCGCCTGGTGCCGGGCTTCGAGGCGCCGGTGATGCTGGCCTACTCGGCGCGCAACCGCTCCGCCTCGATCCGCATCCCGTACATCACCAACCCGAAGGCGCGCCGCATCGAGGTGCGTTTCCCGGACTCCACCGCCAACCCCTACCTGTCCTTCGCCGCGCTGATGATGGCCGGCCTGGACGGTATCCAGAACAAGATCCACCCCGGCGAGGCGATGGACAAGGACCTCTACGACCTGCCCAAGGAAGAGGCCAAGGAGATCCCGACCGTGTGCCACGCGCTGGATCAGGCCCTCGAGGCGCTGGACCGCGACCGCGAGTTCCTCACCCAGGGCGGCGTGTTCAGCAACGACATGATCGACGCCTACATCGCCCTCAAGATGGCCGACGTCACGCGCCTGCGCATGACCACCCATCCGGTCGAATTCGACATGTACTACAGCCTGTAA
- the glnL gene encoding nitrogen regulation protein NR(II), protein MDEMQEPQRRALDHMHTAVLLVDAALRLRYLNPAAEILLAASRRRVTGTSFAELLPDAEFAESLRGALASGHPFTVRERVLHIPAGQRMTVDLTVTPLREVGAGDELLIELTQVDRQLRISREEQLLAQQSATRALVRGLAHEVKNPLGGLRGAAQLLERVLPAEDLKEYTQVIIREADRLQALVDRMLGPNSLPRKCALNIHEVLEHVRSLVAAEVPRGVAIGRDYDPSIPELYGDRDLLVQAVLNIVRNAAQAVEGEGHITLRTRTLRQYTIGHVRHKLVVRVDIIDDGPGIPADMQESIFFPMVTSRAEGTGLGLPIAQSLIGQHGGLVECRSRPGQTVFTLLLPLKPDQGVDTRTDTQPGGPA, encoded by the coding sequence ATGGACGAGATGCAGGAACCGCAGCGCCGCGCGTTGGACCACATGCACACCGCCGTGTTGTTGGTGGACGCGGCGTTGCGCCTGCGCTACCTGAACCCCGCGGCCGAGATCCTGCTCGCCGCCAGCCGGCGGCGCGTGACGGGCACCAGCTTCGCCGAACTACTCCCGGACGCCGAGTTTGCCGAGAGCCTGCGCGGGGCGCTGGCCTCCGGCCACCCGTTCACCGTGCGCGAGCGCGTGCTCCACATTCCCGCCGGCCAGCGCATGACCGTGGACCTTACCGTAACGCCGCTGCGGGAAGTGGGCGCGGGCGACGAACTGCTCATCGAGCTGACCCAGGTCGATCGCCAGCTGCGCATCTCGCGCGAGGAGCAGCTGCTCGCGCAGCAGTCGGCCACCCGCGCGCTGGTGCGCGGGCTCGCGCACGAGGTGAAAAACCCGCTCGGCGGCCTGCGCGGCGCCGCCCAGCTCTTGGAACGGGTGCTGCCGGCCGAGGACCTGAAGGAATACACCCAGGTCATCATCCGCGAGGCCGATCGCCTGCAGGCGCTCGTCGACCGCATGCTCGGGCCCAACAGCCTGCCGAGAAAGTGCGCGCTCAACATCCACGAGGTGTTGGAGCACGTGCGCAGCCTGGTGGCGGCCGAGGTGCCGCGCGGCGTCGCCATCGGGCGCGATTACGACCCCAGCATTCCCGAGCTCTACGGCGACCGCGACCTGCTGGTGCAGGCGGTCCTGAACATCGTGCGCAACGCCGCGCAGGCGGTGGAAGGCGAGGGGCATATCACGCTACGCACGCGCACGCTGCGCCAGTACACCATCGGCCACGTGCGCCACAAGCTGGTGGTGCGCGTGGACATCATCGACGACGGCCCGGGTATCCCGGCCGACATGCAGGAGAGCATCTTCTTTCCCATGGTCACCTCGCGCGCCGAAGGCACCGGCCTCGGCCTGCCGATCGCCCAGTCCCTGATCGGGCAACACGGCGGGCTGGTCGAGTGCCGCAGCCGGCCGGGGCAGACGGTGTTCACCCTGCTGTTGCCGTTAAAGCCGGACCAGGGCGTCGATACCCGAACCGATACACAGCCAGGAGGGCCGGCATGA
- the ntrC gene encoding nitrogen regulation protein NR(I), with amino-acid sequence MSGQSRIWVVDDDRSIRWVLERALRDEQFEVTAFEEGGAVLRALARERPDAIISDIRMPGTDGLALLERIRSDYPELPVIIMTAHSDLDSAVSAYQGGAFEYLPKPFDVDQAVELARRAVAHRDDEAGAAAPQALAPLEIIGEAPSMQEVFRAIGRLARSNITVLINGESGTGKELVAAALHRHSPRANKPFIALNTAAIPRDLLESELFGHERGAFTGAQTQRRGRFEQADGGTLFLDEIGDMPAELQTRLLRVLSDGVFYRVGGHAPVKVDVRIIAATHQDLEARVAQGQFREDLFHRLNVIRVHVPPLRERREDIPLLARHFLAAAARELNVEAKTLDAQVEDYLTRLEWRGNVRQLQNTCRWLTVMSPGKVVHMEDLPPELAPGEASVAAPTGWQQALREWADQSLARGDQGLLDVATPAFERIMIETALAHTGGRRQDAARLLGWGRNTLTRKIKELGMEVGAEAD; translated from the coding sequence ATGAGCGGGCAGAGCCGCATCTGGGTGGTCGACGACGACCGCTCCATCCGTTGGGTGCTGGAGCGCGCGTTGCGCGACGAGCAGTTCGAGGTCACCGCGTTCGAAGAGGGGGGCGCGGTGCTGCGCGCCCTGGCGCGCGAGAGACCCGACGCGATCATCAGCGACATCCGCATGCCGGGTACCGACGGGCTCGCGCTACTGGAGCGCATCCGCAGCGATTACCCTGAGCTGCCGGTGATCATCATGACCGCGCACTCCGACCTCGACAGCGCGGTGTCCGCCTATCAGGGCGGCGCCTTCGAATACCTGCCCAAGCCCTTCGACGTGGATCAGGCCGTGGAACTCGCGCGCCGCGCGGTGGCGCACCGCGACGATGAGGCGGGCGCCGCCGCGCCGCAGGCCCTGGCCCCGCTGGAGATCATCGGCGAGGCGCCCTCCATGCAGGAGGTGTTTCGCGCCATCGGCCGCCTCGCGCGTTCCAACATCACCGTGCTCATCAACGGCGAATCGGGTACCGGCAAGGAACTGGTGGCCGCCGCGCTGCACCGCCACAGCCCGCGCGCGAACAAGCCGTTCATCGCGCTCAACACCGCGGCCATCCCGCGCGATCTGCTGGAATCGGAGCTCTTCGGTCACGAGCGCGGCGCGTTCACCGGCGCGCAGACCCAGCGCCGCGGACGTTTCGAACAGGCCGACGGCGGCACGCTGTTCCTGGACGAGATCGGCGACATGCCGGCCGAGCTGCAGACGCGGCTGCTGCGCGTGCTGTCCGACGGCGTGTTCTACCGCGTCGGCGGGCACGCGCCGGTGAAGGTGGACGTGCGCATCATCGCCGCCACGCATCAGGACCTGGAGGCGCGCGTCGCGCAGGGCCAGTTTCGCGAGGACCTGTTCCACCGTCTGAACGTGATCCGCGTGCACGTGCCGCCGCTGCGCGAGCGGCGCGAGGACATCCCCCTGCTCGCGCGCCACTTCCTGGCGGCCGCGGCGCGCGAGTTGAACGTCGAGGCCAAGACGCTCGACGCGCAGGTGGAGGATTACCTCACGCGTCTCGAGTGGCGCGGCAACGTGCGCCAGCTGCAGAACACCTGCCGCTGGCTCACCGTCATGTCGCCGGGCAAGGTGGTGCACATGGAGGATCTGCCGCCCGAACTCGCGCCCGGCGAGGCCTCGGTCGCCGCCCCCACCGGCTGGCAACAGGCGCTGCGCGAGTGGGCCGACCAGAGTCTCGCACGCGGCGATCAGGGCTTGCTCGATGTCGCGACGCCCGCCTTCGAGCGCATCATGATCGAGACCGCGCTCGCCCACACCGGCGGGCGCCGCCAGGACGCCGCGCGCCTGCTCGGCTGGGGGCGCAATACCCTCACCCGCAAGATCAAGGAACTCGGCATGGAGGTCGGCGCCGAGGCCGATTGA
- a CDS encoding nucleoside triphosphate pyrophosphohydrolase family protein — protein MAERDDSFSAMMAAVQAFHDKHDFKNTGGEDMTYRVALMAEELGEIAACVTKGKAPEALAEEVADLFILVLGTAISAGFKLDEAFWRKMDKLATRESRMINGRIRVSEFRDA, from the coding sequence ATGGCCGAACGCGACGACAGCTTCAGCGCCATGATGGCCGCGGTGCAGGCCTTTCACGACAAGCACGACTTCAAAAACACCGGGGGCGAGGACATGACCTACCGCGTCGCCCTCATGGCGGAGGAGCTCGGCGAGATCGCCGCCTGCGTGACCAAGGGCAAGGCGCCCGAGGCACTCGCGGAGGAAGTGGCCGACTTGTTCATACTGGTGCTCGGCACCGCCATCTCGGCCGGCTTCAAGTTGGACGAGGCCTTCTGGCGCAAGATGGACAAGCTCGCCACGCGCGAGTCGCGCATGATCAACGGGCGCATTCGGGTCTCGGAGTTCCGGGACGCCTGA
- a CDS encoding glycine--tRNA ligase subunit beta — MSAPRDLLIELGTEELPPKALKRLGEAFAQGLRDGLERAQLGFEALTHYETPRRLAVLIAGLETLQPDRPFERRGPALRAAFDAEGKPTRAAQGFAGSCGVAVEALERLENEQGAWLVYRGVEPGKAAGELVPALVGEALAALPIPKRMRWGSSTAEFVRPAHWLVLLFGDEVLDAEVLGLPAGRTTRGHRFHAPEPIELARPGDYAAVLEERGRVVASFAERRERVRRQVLAAAQSLGGEAVIGEDLLDEVTGMVEWPVALAGSFDKRFLEVPAEALVSSMRGHQKYFHVVDGAGRLLPHFIAVANIESRQPDAVRHGNERVIRPRLADAAFFWAQDRAQPLEAQLEPLKAVVFHKRLGSLYDKSTRVAALARRVAEQIGAEPAEAERAGLLSKCDLLTHMVGEFPELQGIMGRYYAMAAGEPEGVAQALDEQYMPRYAGDALPQDPVGQAVSIADKLDSLVGIFGVGEAPTGDKDPYALRRAALGVLRIAIEQRLAALDVPALLDAAVAAFGDALERAPVEAVYDFMLERLRGYYAEAGVTADVFDAVHALRPAQPADFDARVRAVTAFRALPEAEALAAANKRCANILRQAGERPEQLDAARLVEPAERALADAVERMAAEVEPRLAARDYEAALRALAGLRAPVDTFFDQVMVMAEDADLKRNRLALLARLQGLFLRVADIARLQS; from the coding sequence ATGAGCGCGCCCCGCGACCTGTTGATCGAACTCGGTACCGAGGAGCTGCCCCCCAAGGCGCTCAAACGCCTCGGCGAGGCCTTCGCGCAGGGCCTGCGCGACGGGCTCGAGCGCGCCCAACTCGGCTTCGAGGCGCTGACCCACTACGAGACCCCGCGCCGACTGGCGGTCCTGATCGCGGGGCTGGAGACCCTGCAGCCCGACCGCCCCTTCGAACGGCGCGGCCCGGCGCTGCGGGCCGCCTTCGACGCCGAGGGCAAGCCCACCCGCGCCGCGCAGGGCTTCGCCGGCTCCTGCGGGGTGGCGGTGGAGGCCCTGGAGCGGCTGGAGAACGAGCAGGGCGCTTGGCTGGTGTACCGTGGCGTGGAGCCCGGCAAGGCGGCGGGCGAGTTGGTGCCGGCGCTGGTTGGCGAGGCGCTCGCCGCGCTGCCGATTCCCAAGCGCATGCGCTGGGGCAGCTCCACCGCCGAGTTCGTGCGGCCTGCCCATTGGCTGGTGCTGCTGTTCGGCGATGAGGTGCTGGACGCCGAGGTGCTCGGCCTGCCTGCCGGACGCACCACGCGCGGCCACCGTTTTCACGCCCCCGAGCCGATCGAACTCGCGCGCCCCGGCGACTACGCCGCGGTGCTGGAGGAGCGCGGGCGGGTGGTGGCGAGCTTTGCCGAACGGCGCGAGCGTGTGCGCCGCCAAGTGTTGGCCGCGGCGCAGTCGTTGGGCGGGGAGGCGGTGATCGGTGAGGACCTGCTCGACGAGGTCACCGGCATGGTCGAGTGGCCGGTCGCGCTCGCGGGCAGCTTCGATAAGCGCTTCCTCGAGGTCCCGGCCGAGGCGCTGGTCTCGTCGATGCGCGGGCACCAGAAGTATTTCCATGTGGTGGACGGCGCGGGCCGGCTGCTGCCGCACTTCATCGCGGTGGCCAACATCGAGAGTCGGCAGCCCGACGCGGTGCGCCACGGCAACGAGCGCGTGATCCGCCCGCGCCTGGCGGACGCCGCGTTCTTCTGGGCGCAGGACCGCGCGCAGCCGCTGGAGGCGCAGCTCGAGCCGCTCAAGGCCGTGGTGTTCCACAAGCGCCTCGGTTCCCTGTACGACAAGAGCACGCGCGTCGCCGCGCTGGCGCGGCGGGTCGCGGAGCAGATCGGCGCCGAACCGGCCGAGGCCGAGCGGGCCGGGCTGTTGTCCAAGTGCGACCTGCTGACCCACATGGTCGGCGAGTTCCCCGAGCTGCAGGGCATCATGGGGCGTTATTACGCGATGGCCGCGGGCGAGCCCGAGGGCGTGGCCCAGGCGCTCGACGAGCAGTACATGCCGCGCTACGCGGGCGATGCGCTGCCCCAGGATCCGGTCGGCCAGGCGGTGAGCATCGCCGACAAGCTCGACAGCCTGGTCGGCATCTTCGGGGTCGGCGAGGCGCCCACCGGCGACAAGGACCCCTACGCGCTGCGCCGCGCCGCGCTCGGCGTGCTGCGCATCGCCATCGAACAACGCCTCGCGGCGCTGGACGTGCCCGCGCTGTTGGACGCGGCGGTGGCGGCCTTCGGCGACGCGCTGGAGCGCGCGCCGGTCGAGGCGGTGTACGACTTCATGCTGGAGCGGCTGCGCGGTTACTACGCCGAGGCGGGCGTCACCGCGGACGTGTTCGACGCCGTGCACGCCTTGCGCCCGGCGCAGCCGGCGGACTTCGACGCGCGCGTGCGCGCCGTCACGGCGTTCCGCGCCTTGCCGGAGGCCGAAGCGCTGGCGGCAGCCAACAAGCGCTGCGCCAACATCCTGCGCCAAGCAGGCGAACGGCCCGAGCAGCTGGACGCCGCGCGCCTGGTGGAGCCGGCCGAACGCGCCCTCGCCGACGCGGTGGAGCGCATGGCCGCCGAGGTCGAGCCGCGGCTGGCGGCACGCGATTACGAGGCCGCGCTGCGCGCCTTGGCCGGGCTGCGCGCGCCGGTGGACACCTTCTTCGACCAGGTGATGGTGATGGCCGAGGACGCGGACTTGAAGCGCAACCGCCTGGCGCTGCTCGCGCGCCTGCAGGGCCTGTTCCTGCGCGTGGCCGACATCGCGCGCCTGCAAAGCTGA
- a CDS encoding tRNA (5-methylaminomethyl-2-thiouridylate)-methyltransferase: protein MDKQRKAVALISGGLDSMLAARVMLEQGIHVEGINFFTGFCVEGHTHAIRKRDRERPKRNNALWSAEQLGIKLHIVDISEPYKDVVLNPKHGYGANLNPCLDCKGFMVSKAVAWMEENGFDFIITGEVIGQRPKSQRRDTMPVVARESGAGERLLRPLCAKLLPPTLPEREGWVDRERLYDFNGRSRKPQMALAAQFGIEEYAQPAGGCCFLTDEAYSHKLADLWRARGKRDYEVDDIMLLKVGRHLRPRPHFKLIIGREEGENNFLEGYRKQFTHLRPVSHSGPLVLLDGVANDADLELAARVTARYSQGRSAAAVRVAVTRDTGEEREFEVPPFAADAIPQEWHV from the coding sequence ATGGACAAGCAGCGCAAGGCCGTCGCCCTCATCTCCGGCGGGCTCGACTCGATGCTCGCCGCGCGCGTGATGCTCGAGCAGGGCATACACGTCGAGGGCATTAACTTCTTCACCGGATTCTGCGTCGAGGGCCACACCCACGCGATTCGCAAGCGCGACCGCGAGCGTCCCAAGCGCAACAACGCACTGTGGAGCGCCGAGCAACTCGGCATCAAGCTGCACATCGTCGACATCTCCGAACCCTATAAGGACGTCGTGCTCAATCCCAAGCACGGCTACGGCGCCAACCTGAATCCCTGCCTGGACTGCAAGGGCTTCATGGTGAGCAAGGCCGTGGCGTGGATGGAGGAGAACGGCTTCGATTTCATCATCACCGGCGAGGTGATCGGCCAGCGGCCCAAGAGCCAGCGCCGCGACACCATGCCGGTGGTAGCGCGCGAGTCCGGTGCGGGCGAGCGCCTGCTGCGTCCGTTGTGCGCCAAGCTGTTGCCGCCCACGCTGCCCGAGCGGGAGGGCTGGGTGGACCGCGAGCGCCTGTACGACTTCAACGGCCGCTCGCGCAAGCCGCAGATGGCGCTGGCCGCGCAGTTCGGCATCGAGGAGTACGCGCAGCCGGCGGGCGGCTGCTGCTTTCTGACCGACGAGGCCTACTCGCACAAGCTCGCCGACCTGTGGCGTGCGCGCGGTAAGCGCGACTACGAAGTGGACGACATCATGCTGCTCAAGGTCGGCCGCCACCTGCGCCCGCGCCCGCACTTCAAGCTCATCATCGGGCGCGAAGAGGGCGAGAACAACTTCCTCGAGGGCTACCGCAAGCAATTCACCCACCTGCGCCCGGTCAGCCACAGCGGCCCGTTGGTGCTGCTGGACGGCGTGGCCAACGATGCCGACCTGGAGCTCGCGGCGCGGGTAACGGCCCGCTACAGCCAGGGACGCAGCGCCGCGGCGGTGCGCGTGGCGGTCACCCGCGACACCGGCGAGGAGCGCGAGTTCGAGGTGCCGCCGTTCGCCGCCGACGCCATTCCGCAGGAGTGGCACGTGTGA